Proteins co-encoded in one Manis pentadactyla isolate mManPen7 chromosome 17, mManPen7.hap1, whole genome shotgun sequence genomic window:
- the LOC118916553 gene encoding COMM domain-containing protein 6-like, with the protein MSWARTSALPGKAVFPFQSSSIFFPGCSPSFCDALWLIDFQWKLGMAVSSDSCRSLKYPYVAVLLKVTDHSGQIKNKSFEMTILQFQWA; encoded by the exons ATGTCCTGGGCAAGGACTTCTGCCCTGCCTGGAAAAGCAGTGTTTCCTTTCCAGTCATCCAGCATTTTCTTCCCAGGTTGTTCTCCATCCTTCTGTGATGCCCTGTGG CTTATAGATTTTCAGTGGAAACTGGGGATGGCTGTGAGCTCGGATAGTTGCAGATCACTGAAGTATCCTTATGTAGCAGTGTTGCTAAAAGTGACCGATCATTCAGGCCAAATAAAGAACAAGTCCTTTGAAATGACAATTCTGCAATTTCAG